Proteins encoded in a region of the Verrucomicrobiota bacterium genome:
- a CDS encoding 3'-5' exonuclease, which yields MLITSLDFETANRSHVSICAAGLAVFKDGALVESPYWLVRPPKGHGWFREDFTEIHKLTWFDVKNAPEFPAIAPELLKHLTRADIVIAHNAQFDIERLRATMKYFGLQCSAFDYLCTYRLAKQVWPDLPNHQLSTLAAHIGHEFNHHHAQADAEAAGRVLLAMMKQANAKTPAELLKKSGVLSGSF from the coding sequence ATGCTCATCACCAGCCTAGATTTTGAAACCGCCAATCGTTCCCACGTCAGCATCTGTGCCGCTGGGCTCGCGGTATTTAAGGATGGCGCGCTGGTTGAGTCGCCCTATTGGCTGGTGCGCCCGCCCAAAGGCCACGGCTGGTTTCGGGAGGACTTTACCGAAATCCATAAACTGACCTGGTTCGACGTGAAGAACGCCCCCGAATTCCCCGCCATCGCCCCGGAATTACTGAAACACCTGACCCGTGCCGATATCGTGATCGCACATAATGCGCAATTCGACATTGAAAGATTGCGCGCCACCATGAAATATTTCGGCCTGCAATGCTCCGCGTTTGATTACCTGTGTACCTACCGTCTCGCCAAGCAAGTCTGGCCGGACCTGCCCAACCACCAACTCAGCACCCTGGCGGCGCACATCGGCCATGAGTTTAACCACCACCACGCCCAAGCCGACGCCGAGGCCGCCGGACGTGTATTGCTGGCCATGATGAAACAGGCAAACGCAAAGACGCCAGCCGAGTTGCTTAAGAAATCGGGCGTGTTGTC
- a CDS encoding MotA/TolQ/ExbB proton channel family protein has translation MLGFTQFTELTFIWRQATPEAKGIILLLLLFSVIAWSVMVAKALQIRRARKLNTHFADGFNGQSAVMEMHERRISIEGCPMFAIYQAGCSSLKTRLKAGSSGEAARQWVSFKGMELVKRAVENTVAMESLKLESGLIILAIAVSGAPFLGLLGTVWGVMSTFSGIAMKGEASLATMAPGVSAALVTTVAGLLVAIPSMFGYNYLVHQLRATTVELDIFAQELVSKLENEYLPE, from the coding sequence ATGCTAGGCTTTACCCAATTTACAGAACTGACTTTCATCTGGCGGCAGGCGACGCCGGAGGCAAAGGGCATCATTCTTCTGCTGCTCCTGTTTTCCGTTATCGCCTGGTCGGTGATGGTGGCCAAGGCCCTGCAAATCCGCCGGGCCAGAAAGTTGAACACCCACTTTGCCGACGGTTTTAACGGCCAATCGGCGGTGATGGAGATGCATGAGCGGCGCATAAGCATTGAGGGTTGCCCCATGTTTGCCATCTACCAGGCCGGTTGTTCCAGCCTCAAGACCCGCCTCAAGGCTGGTAGCAGCGGTGAAGCCGCCCGCCAGTGGGTGTCGTTCAAAGGCATGGAACTGGTGAAACGGGCCGTGGAAAACACGGTGGCCATGGAGTCCCTCAAACTGGAATCCGGATTGATCATACTGGCCATCGCAGTCAGCGGCGCTCCGTTTCTGGGGTTGTTGGGAACTGTCTGGGGCGTGATGAGCACCTTTAGCGGCATCGCCATGAAGGGCGAAGCCAGCCTGGCCACCATGGCACCTGGAGTATCTGCCGCCTTGGTCACCACCGTAGCCGGTCTGCTGGTCGCCATCCCGTCAATGTTCGGTTACAACTACCTGGTGCATCAATTGCGCGCCACTACCGTAGAGTTGGATATCTTTGCCCAGGAACTGGTGTCCAAGCTGGAAAATGAGTATCTGCCCGAATAA
- a CDS encoding Ig-like domain-containing protein, whose protein sequence is MKLFKNLIWTVGFLPLWLISPNVQGGALQTYWPMHVGDHYTMSSTSGNATTTYASGDGGYPGALKVTTVVGSLSSVAHIGYSGGSVVSYDVVAGGVSTVYSPALLSITESALATQGSFSGTSHFTVSGASASVTISGTVSAGGSVTVPAGTFNNCLKVVETMTTTTTVMGQSISSTAQMTFYLAPNVGAVKSETVTTVPGVPQTRTTSVLVSGVIGGVDVTKGGGGGTTDKTPPSVVIATPTPGQRILTNGSIVTVRGTAADNVGVDKVFCQINGGTFDVVTGTKAWTNVAWVVAGTNVLRAYAVDASGNCSRTSSVAFVIVQTSALSVSQTGAGTILPAMNNMLLEIGRNYSIKAVPAAGQIFSNWVANGAVVTNNPNLVFKMRPNLQLTANFVTNRFIADKGDYQGIFTLGYESTDWTNSGALKLTLTDKGSYTGQLLNQGKSYPLSGAFNAAGYATNWVARGTQPALRVRIKVEPDSLGMYGDVGPVGGWQAGLMADRKVVAKTNAFQGTYVITDTNNLGTLTIKVAPTGVTTTSGKLSDGTAVALTTGISVWGDVPLYQPLYANKGMLLGYFRCKQGAGGELYWQKLPTTLNPSGFTKAAVFTVQQK, encoded by the coding sequence ATGAAATTATTCAAGAACTTGATCTGGACCGTCGGCTTTCTGCCGTTGTGGCTGATTTCTCCTAATGTGCAGGGTGGGGCGTTGCAAACCTACTGGCCGATGCACGTGGGCGACCACTACACCATGAGCTCCACCAGTGGCAACGCCACGACAACGTACGCGAGCGGAGATGGCGGGTATCCCGGCGCGCTGAAGGTTACCACGGTGGTGGGCAGTTTATCCAGTGTCGCGCACATTGGCTACTCGGGCGGCAGTGTCGTGAGCTACGACGTGGTGGCGGGGGGCGTTTCGACCGTCTATTCGCCCGCGCTCTTATCAATCACCGAGTCCGCCCTGGCCACTCAGGGCTCATTCAGCGGCACGAGCCACTTCACCGTTTCGGGTGCCAGTGCCAGCGTCACCATCAGCGGAACGGTCAGTGCGGGCGGGTCGGTGACCGTTCCGGCGGGAACGTTTAATAATTGTTTGAAGGTGGTGGAGACCATGACGACGACGACGACGGTCATGGGCCAATCCATCTCCAGCACCGCGCAAATGACCTTTTATCTGGCGCCCAATGTCGGCGCAGTGAAATCTGAAACCGTAACCACCGTGCCCGGTGTGCCGCAGACGCGGACCACGAGTGTTTTGGTGAGCGGGGTGATCGGCGGCGTGGATGTTACCAAAGGTGGTGGCGGAGGCACCACGGATAAGACCCCTCCGTCCGTGGTGATCGCCACTCCGACACCCGGTCAACGGATACTCACCAATGGCTCGATTGTTACCGTGCGGGGCACGGCGGCGGACAATGTTGGCGTGGATAAAGTATTCTGCCAAATCAACGGCGGGACGTTTGACGTGGTCACTGGCACCAAGGCGTGGACCAATGTGGCATGGGTGGTCGCCGGCACCAACGTGCTGCGGGCTTACGCGGTGGATGCGTCTGGAAATTGCTCGCGCACCAGCAGCGTGGCGTTTGTCATCGTGCAAACCTCGGCGTTGAGCGTCAGCCAAACCGGGGCGGGCACGATCCTGCCCGCCATGAATAATATGCTGCTGGAAATCGGCCGGAACTATTCCATTAAGGCGGTGCCCGCCGCAGGCCAGATATTTTCCAACTGGGTGGCGAACGGCGCGGTAGTCACCAATAATCCGAACCTGGTATTTAAAATGCGCCCCAATTTGCAGCTTACGGCGAACTTCGTCACCAACCGCTTCATCGCGGACAAGGGCGATTATCAGGGAATCTTCACGCTCGGTTACGAAAGCACGGATTGGACCAACTCGGGGGCGTTGAAGCTGACGCTGACGGATAAAGGGAGCTACACCGGCCAACTGCTGAATCAGGGCAAGAGTTATCCGTTGTCCGGCGCCTTTAATGCGGCCGGTTACGCCACCAATTGGGTGGCGCGCGGCACGCAGCCAGCACTGCGCGTGCGGATCAAGGTGGAACCGGATTCGCTGGGGATGTACGGCGATGTCGGCCCGGTGGGCGGCTGGCAGGCCGGTTTGATGGCGGATCGGAAAGTGGTCGCCAAAACCAATGCGTTCCAGGGGACGTATGTGATCACGGATACGAATAATCTGGGCACCCTGACCATCAAAGTCGCGCCGACCGGCGTTACGACCACCAGTGGCAAACTCAGCGACGGCACGGCGGTCGCGCTAACCACGGGCATCTCCGTCTGGGGCGATGTGCCGCTCTATCAGCCGCTGTATGCGAACAAAGGAATGCTGCTGGGGTACTTCCGGTGCAAGCAAGGCGCTGGTGGCGAATTGTACTGGCAAAAGTTGCCCACCACCCTCAATCCATCCGGCTTTACCAAGGCCGCGGTGTTTACGGTGCAGCAGAAATAG
- a CDS encoding LptF/LptG family permease produces MRLLHQYLLREFLVPLGFCLCGFLIFWVAFDLFGQMDEFQRAGLKPLDVAQYLLVTSPDILGRVVPVALLLAMLYALTNHARHNELTAMRAAGLSLWNLGIPYFGVSLACGFLLFAVNELLLPDSAEMAEGILNKYTVQSKQGAANQWVKNLSFINASEMRTWQIGAYHMQTYEMLRPHVDWKKPDDSRMELYAERAVYGNGIWNFFQVQQILYPPGALVPSRLTTNYLALPEFTETPRQIKSEIKISAMSSLREMRGASLSLMEILEYQRWHPEARRDHRLNTKFHVRLAAPYTCLIVVLIAIPFGAASGRRNAFVGVASSIFFCFTFFVVQRLGEALGLGGRIDPWLAGWFPNLLFGTLGAILTSRVR; encoded by the coding sequence ATGCGTCTGTTACATCAATACCTGCTGCGCGAATTTCTGGTGCCGCTGGGATTTTGCTTATGCGGCTTCCTGATCTTTTGGGTGGCATTCGATTTGTTTGGGCAAATGGACGAGTTCCAGCGGGCCGGGCTGAAACCGTTGGATGTGGCCCAATATCTCCTGGTGACCTCGCCCGATATTCTTGGGCGCGTGGTACCGGTGGCCTTGCTGCTGGCCATGCTGTACGCCTTGACCAATCACGCGCGCCACAACGAGCTGACGGCGATGCGGGCAGCGGGACTCAGCCTGTGGAACTTGGGCATACCGTATTTCGGCGTGAGCCTGGCCTGCGGTTTTCTGTTATTTGCAGTGAATGAACTGCTGTTGCCAGACAGCGCCGAAATGGCCGAAGGCATCCTCAACAAATACACGGTGCAGAGCAAGCAAGGCGCGGCGAATCAATGGGTAAAAAACCTTTCCTTCATCAACGCTTCCGAGATGCGCACCTGGCAGATTGGAGCCTATCACATGCAGACCTACGAGATGCTTCGCCCGCACGTGGACTGGAAGAAACCGGACGATTCCCGGATGGAATTGTATGCCGAGCGCGCTGTCTATGGCAATGGCATCTGGAATTTCTTCCAGGTGCAACAGATTCTGTATCCGCCCGGCGCGCTGGTGCCGTCCCGCTTGACCACCAATTATCTCGCGCTGCCGGAGTTCACCGAAACGCCACGCCAGATCAAGAGCGAAATTAAAATCAGCGCCATGTCCAGCCTGCGGGAGATGCGCGGGGCCTCGTTGTCGCTGATGGAAATTCTGGAATATCAGCGCTGGCATCCCGAGGCGCGCCGGGATCACCGCCTGAACACCAAGTTTCATGTCCGTCTGGCCGCGCCCTACACCTGCCTCATCGTGGTGCTGATCGCGATCCCATTTGGCGCGGCATCCGGCCGCCGCAACGCCTTTGTGGGGGTGGCCAGCAGCATTTTTTTCTGTTTTACATTTTTTGTAGTGCAACGGCTGGGCGAAGCCTTGGGGCTGGGCGGACGGATCGACCCCTGGCTGGCCGGCTGGTTTCCAAACCTGCTGTTTGGCACCCTGGGCGCGATATTAACCAGCCGGGTGCGCTGA